The Rhodothermales bacterium nucleotide sequence CCGCTGCAGGCAGTCAGGGATGATCGCTCGTCCCTCGATGATCGCTCATCCCGCCGCTGTCAGTTCTGCTGGCCGGGCTTGGGAGTAAGGGCCACTGCTCTTGCTTGACGCGGTTTAAGACCGCGCCTTTGAACTTGCCATTGAAGTCCTCTCGCTTCCGGAGGACGTGGTAGACGATCCGGGCGATCTCCTTCGCCACGAGCGCACGGGCAATCGCCTCCGGCTTCCTTCGACGCTTCCGCCGGTACCAGTCCCGGATCTCGGGGTAGTGCTGGATGGCACGGACAGTGGCGTGGCTGAAAGCCAGCTTCAGATACCGGTTCCCCTCTCGTGATCGCTTGTGTTTCGTGCGGTCGGCGGAGTTGTCTGCGCCGGGGACGAGGCGGCAGTAGCTGAAAAAGGCGCGATCCGAAGGGAAACGGGCGATGTCGTCGATCTCGAGCTTCAACGTGAACGCGTTGACCTTCCCGATGCCGGGGATCCGCAAGAGCCGCTGAACGTCGGCGTCCGGGACGAGGTGTGGGTGGAGCGCTCGCTCCAGCTCCTTCACCTGAGCCGCCAGGAGCTCGGCCTGCTCCAGATGACACCGCGCTTGGAGCTGCATCAGCTCCGGGAGGTCGGCTACATCACGGACGTTCACCTTCTCGAGCAAGCGGGCGACGGAGTTCAACGCCCCCGTTCGCCGCTCGACCAGGCGGAGCCGGGTACGCAGGACGTCGCGCAGGGGGCGGAGCTCGTCGCTGATCACGTGGGCCTCCGGAAGTAGATTCACCCGTAGGAGCTGGGCCAACTTACGCGCATCGTTGGCGTCGGTCTTCACCTTCGCCCCCGTAATGGCCTTGACCTCCTTC carries:
- a CDS encoding IS110 family transposase, producing MSATTLYTGLDLHKRSVFALTVDATGQEVAREKLPARADSLALYFADLPAHEHRAVAEATTGWYWVKDTLASLDIDFRLAHAKEVKAITGAKVKTDANDARKLAQLLRVNLLPEAHVISDELRPLRDVLRTRLRLVERRTGALNSVARLLEKVNVRDVADLPELMQLQARCHLEQAELLAAQVKELERALHPHLVPDADVQRLLRIPGIGKVNAFTLKLEIDDIARFPSDRAFFSYCRLVPGADNSADRTKHKRSREGNRYLKLAFSHATVRAIQHYPEIRDWYRRKRRRKPEAIARALVAKEIARIVYHVLRKREDFNGKFKGAVLNRVKQEQWPLLPSPASRTDSGGMSDHRGTSDHP